In Elstera cyanobacteriorum, the following proteins share a genomic window:
- a CDS encoding chemotaxis protein CheW, producing the protein MSELVASGKRNVARQGFTADEQRQYVSITIDGQMFGIPVLIVHDVLGPQRITRIPLAPAEVAGSLNLRGRIVTAIDVRLRLGLPKRPATIDGMSVVVEHSGEFYSLMVDGVGEVLTLSASEFERNPATLDPRWRDISLGIYRLQDQLLVILDVNRLLDFTRNEAA; encoded by the coding sequence ATGAGCGAACTGGTTGCTTCTGGGAAGCGGAACGTTGCCCGCCAGGGCTTCACCGCCGATGAACAACGCCAGTATGTGTCCATCACCATTGATGGGCAGATGTTCGGTATCCCTGTTCTGATCGTGCACGATGTGCTTGGCCCGCAGCGCATTACGCGCATTCCGCTGGCCCCGGCGGAAGTGGCGGGATCGCTGAACCTGCGCGGTCGCATCGTAACGGCTATCGACGTTCGCTTGCGCTTGGGGCTGCCCAAGCGCCCGGCCACCATCGACGGCATGAGCGTCGTTGTGGAGCATTCGGGCGAGTTTTACAGCCTGATGGTCGATGGTGTTGGCGAAGTCCTGACCCTGTCGGCGTCCGAGTTCGAGCGGAACCCGGCAACGCTCGACCCGCGCTGGCGTGATATTTCGTTGGGCATCTACCGGTTGCAGGATCAGCTTCTGGTGATCCTTGATGTTAACCGTCTGTTAGATTTTACGCGAAACGAAGCCGCCTAA
- a CDS encoding response regulator encodes MKSCLIVDDSRVVRMVAKKILQELGFETSEAEDGRKAMEACQKAMPDVILLDWNMPVMNGIEFLRELRAAPGGDGPKVVFCTTENDLAHIMEAMGSGADEYIMKPFDAEIIESKFSQVGIL; translated from the coding sequence ATGAAATCTTGCCTCATCGTTGACGACTCGCGGGTCGTCCGTATGGTGGCCAAGAAGATTCTGCAGGAACTCGGTTTCGAGACCTCAGAGGCGGAAGACGGCAGAAAGGCTATGGAAGCCTGCCAGAAGGCGATGCCGGATGTGATCCTGCTCGATTGGAACATGCCCGTTATGAACGGGATCGAATTCCTGCGTGAATTGCGGGCTGCCCCGGGTGGGGACGGGCCGAAAGTGGTGTTCTGCACGACCGAAAACGACTTGGCCCATATTATGGAAGCCATGGGGTCGGGGGCGGATGAGTACATCATGAAGCCGTTCGATGCCGAAATCATTGAAAGCAAGTTCAGCCAGGTAGGTATTCTTTGA
- a CDS encoding protein-glutamate methylesterase/protein-glutamine glutaminase, whose protein sequence is MISGTNSRPLGGAGSEEAPKGSDGVIRVMLVDDSAVIRGLFTRALEADPELQVVASVGDGKMALNALKRQKVDVIILDIEMPVMDGLTALPLLQEIAPSVPIIMASTLTRKNAEVSLRALRSGAKDYVTKPSTTSELTSAQAFREELIAKIKALAGPARSPRQEMPGIPRRFTNSDGTQTAGERTSMVRVNRSGPITLRPQTNETPDVIAIGSSTGGPQALFAVLGNLPKTLRQPILITQHMPATFTTILAEHLARVTERPCTEARDGEPVQAGHIYVAPGDFHMTVEVSNGQKVLRVQKTPPENFCRPAVDPMLRSLSAAYGRKLLVIILTGMGQDGMLGAQVVVQNGGMVIGQDEASSVVWGMPGAVAHAGVCSAILPLPDIGPFIHKIALRSVA, encoded by the coding sequence ATGATTTCCGGCACAAATAGCCGTCCTTTGGGGGGTGCCGGATCTGAGGAAGCGCCGAAAGGAAGCGACGGCGTCATCCGCGTGATGCTGGTCGATGACAGTGCCGTTATTCGCGGCCTGTTTACCCGCGCGCTGGAAGCCGACCCGGAATTGCAGGTTGTTGCCTCGGTCGGCGATGGCAAGATGGCGCTCAACGCGCTGAAGCGCCAAAAGGTCGATGTCATCATTCTCGACATCGAAATGCCGGTGATGGATGGGTTAACGGCGCTGCCGCTCTTGCAGGAAATCGCGCCAAGCGTGCCGATCATCATGGCTTCGACCCTGACCCGCAAGAATGCCGAGGTCAGCCTGCGCGCCCTGCGGAGTGGCGCCAAAGATTATGTGACGAAGCCGTCCACCACCTCCGAACTAACCTCGGCCCAGGCGTTTCGCGAGGAATTGATCGCCAAGATCAAGGCCCTTGCCGGTCCCGCGCGGTCCCCGCGTCAGGAGATGCCGGGTATCCCGCGGCGCTTTACGAATTCCGACGGGACGCAAACGGCGGGCGAGCGGACCTCGATGGTTCGCGTCAACCGCAGCGGGCCGATCACCCTGCGACCGCAGACCAATGAAACGCCGGATGTGATCGCCATCGGCTCCTCGACCGGCGGGCCGCAGGCGCTGTTCGCTGTGTTGGGCAATCTGCCGAAGACCTTGCGGCAGCCGATCCTGATTACCCAGCATATGCCGGCGACGTTTACGACCATTCTGGCCGAACATCTGGCGCGCGTGACGGAGCGCCCCTGCACTGAAGCGCGCGATGGCGAGCCGGTTCAAGCGGGGCATATCTATGTCGCGCCCGGCGACTTCCACATGACGGTGGAGGTGAGCAACGGCCAGAAGGTGCTGCGGGTGCAGAAAACCCCGCCCGAAAACTTCTGCCGTCCGGCGGTCGATCCAATGCTGCGCAGCCTGTCGGCGGCCTATGGCCGCAAGCTGCTGGTCATCATTCTGACCGGGATGGGGCAAGACGGTATGCTCGGCGCACAAGTCGTCGTGCAGAACGGCGGCATGGTCATCGGTCAGGACGAGGCGAGCAGCGTCGTCTGGGGGATGCCGGGCGCCGTGGCCCACGCCGGGGTTTGCAGTGCTATTCTGCCGTTGCCGGACATTGGTCCTTTTATCCACAAAATCGCCCTGAGGTCGGTCGCATGA
- a CDS encoding CheR family methyltransferase → MKPDEFEFISRTVRQRSGLVLTEDKAYLVESRLLPVARKYGHKSVDDFVTAVHRGPEEAKLRAITEAMTTNETLFFRDTKPFDQFKRVVLPTLLDARATRKTIRIWCAACSSGQEPYSLAMILKEEGPKLAGWRFEIVATDISAEMLDRARAGVYTQFEVQRGLPIQYLMKYFKQVEDKWQLSNDIKSMVDYREFNLLSDPRGFGQFDIVFCRNVLIYFDQPTKTEVLSRLRTIMPDDGVLYLGGAETVLGITDKFEPLPNERGLYRCVAKQGASFAAH, encoded by the coding sequence ATGAAACCGGACGAGTTCGAGTTCATCAGTCGAACGGTTCGCCAGCGTTCCGGCCTGGTGTTGACCGAAGATAAAGCCTATCTGGTCGAAAGCCGTCTGCTGCCCGTTGCCCGCAAATATGGGCACAAGTCCGTTGATGACTTTGTGACGGCGGTGCATCGCGGGCCGGAAGAAGCGAAGTTGCGCGCCATCACCGAGGCGATGACGACCAACGAGACGCTATTTTTCCGCGATACGAAGCCGTTCGATCAGTTCAAGCGCGTCGTTTTACCGACGCTGCTGGACGCACGGGCAACGCGGAAGACCATTCGTATTTGGTGCGCCGCCTGCTCGTCGGGGCAGGAACCCTATTCCTTGGCGATGATCCTTAAGGAAGAAGGGCCAAAGCTGGCGGGGTGGCGGTTCGAGATCGTCGCGACCGATATCAGCGCCGAAATGCTCGACCGGGCAAGGGCAGGGGTATACACCCAGTTTGAAGTTCAGCGCGGCCTACCGATCCAGTACCTGATGAAATATTTCAAGCAGGTCGAAGATAAGTGGCAGTTATCCAACGATATTAAGTCGATGGTCGATTACCGCGAGTTTAATCTCCTGTCCGACCCGCGCGGGTTTGGGCAGTTCGATATTGTCTTCTGCCGCAACGTGCTGATCTATTTCGATCAACCGACGAAGACGGAAGTGCTAAGCCGTCTGCGCACGATCATGCCGGACGATGGGGTTCTTTACCTGGGCGGGGCTGAAACCGTGCTGGGCATTACCGATAAGTTCGAACCGCTGCCGAATGAACGTGGTCTTTATCGCTGCGTTGCAAAACAAGGCGCAAGTTTCGCCGCCCATTAG
- a CDS encoding methyl-accepting chemotaxis protein produces the protein MTDQEHDLRTAFAQVATLSGSLGIEITDISANIDQVATQVRQDAEICQDFRRMFANLTDRNRAVSTASLKAHEQAAAARRNMVESRQTIDQSLAEIRALAESVTAIEGQLPGLSDALSRISKVAAGINAIARQTNLLALNATIEAARAGEAGRGFAVVAGEVKALARQTSDATAEIDVTLQDLAAQTRQLIQRSTEGVQRAAAVQGGTQAIGSVLSSLDTSMVQIAEDAGGIAEAAREIDGHYDTLTRKVEGMTGGIGESARALEAAEDRLHALRDYSQELMKLTALSGVATVDTPFIETAVAYAARTSEILSAAVDRGEISLSDLFDERYELVPNTNPPQHLARHTALIERLLPGLMEEGLRSYTDAVYCIPTDRNGYLAVHNKAYSQPQGQDPVWNMAHCRNRRIFNDRVGLASGRNTDRFLLQTYRRDLGGGSFVLIKEASAPITVKGRHWGGVRFGYKAQSR, from the coding sequence ATGACAGATCAAGAGCATGATCTGCGCACGGCTTTCGCGCAGGTTGCGACCCTATCCGGTAGTCTTGGGATCGAGATTACCGACATTAGCGCCAATATCGATCAGGTTGCCACGCAGGTTCGGCAGGATGCGGAAATTTGCCAAGATTTCCGGCGGATGTTTGCCAATCTCACCGACCGCAATCGCGCCGTTTCCACCGCAAGCCTGAAAGCGCACGAGCAGGCGGCAGCGGCCCGGCGCAATATGGTGGAATCCCGCCAGACCATCGATCAGTCTTTGGCCGAAATCCGCGCCTTGGCCGAATCGGTGACGGCCATCGAAGGCCAACTGCCCGGCCTGTCGGACGCGCTCAGCCGGATCAGTAAGGTCGCTGCCGGGATCAACGCGATTGCCCGCCAAACCAACCTATTGGCCCTCAACGCGACCATCGAAGCGGCGCGCGCTGGGGAAGCCGGGCGGGGGTTTGCCGTGGTGGCGGGGGAGGTGAAGGCCCTCGCGCGGCAAACGTCGGACGCGACCGCCGAAATCGACGTGACCCTGCAAGATCTGGCCGCCCAAACCCGGCAATTGATCCAGCGTTCGACCGAAGGGGTGCAGCGGGCGGCAGCGGTGCAGGGCGGCACCCAGGCTATCGGTTCCGTCTTATCGAGCCTCGATACCAGCATGGTGCAGATTGCCGAGGATGCGGGCGGGATCGCCGAAGCCGCGCGAGAGATCGACGGCCACTATGATACGCTGACCCGCAAGGTCGAGGGCATGACCGGCGGGATTGGCGAATCGGCGCGGGCGTTGGAGGCGGCGGAGGACCGGTTGCACGCCCTGCGTGATTATTCACAGGAATTGATGAAGCTGACGGCACTGAGCGGCGTCGCGACGGTTGATACGCCTTTCATCGAAACGGCAGTCGCCTATGCGGCGCGCACGTCGGAGATTCTGTCGGCAGCGGTGGATCGGGGCGAAATCAGCCTGTCGGATCTGTTCGATGAGCGCTACGAACTGGTGCCAAACACCAATCCGCCCCAGCATCTGGCGCGGCATACGGCGCTGATCGAACGGCTGCTGCCGGGGCTGATGGAAGAGGGGCTACGCTCGTATACCGACGCCGTCTATTGCATTCCCACCGACCGGAATGGCTATCTGGCGGTTCACAATAAGGCCTATTCGCAGCCGCAGGGACAGGATCCGGTGTGGAATATGGCCCATTGCCGGAACCGGCGAATTTTTAACGACCGGGTGGGGCTGGCGTCGGGGCGGAATACCGACCGGTTTCTGTTGCAAACCTATCGCCGCGATCTGGGCGGCGGCAGCTTTGTGCTGATCAAGGAAGCCTCCGCGCCGATTACCGTCAAGGGACGGCACTGGGGCGGGGTTCGCTTCGGCTATAAGGCGCAGTCCCGATAA